The Amycolatopsis sp. NBC_01480 genome segment GCAACCCGATCACCATCAACGGCCAGGTCTACCCGGACGGCCTCGGGGCGCACGCGCCTTCGCTGGTCCGCGTTTACCTCGGCGGCGGATGCACCTCGTTCAGCTCGGTGGTCGGCCTGGACGACGAGTTCGCCACCGGCAGCATCACCTTCGAGGTCCACGGTGACGGGAAAACCCTGGCCTCGACCGGCGTCTTCCGGCACGGCGCCCCGGCGCAAACGCTGAACGTGCCGCTCAAGGGCGTCCAGATGCTGGACCTCATCGTCACCGACGGCGGCGACGGCAACAACACCGACCACGCCGACTGGGCCAACGCGGCGGTCACCTGCTGAGCAGTCCCGGCCGGACGGACGACCCGCTCGGGGAAACCCGGGCGGGCCGTTCCGCGTCCGGGCGCGGGCCGGGACAATGGGGCATGGGCAAAACCGAGGCCGAGCACTGGATGCTGACCGGGGAGCGGGGCGGCCGGCCGCTGCCGGAGGTGGTGGTCCGGCGGTGGTCGTGGTTCCGGCGGCGGGCCCGGAGCAGCCGCCGGAACTACGTGACCGCCGAGGTGGTCAGCGTGGTCGCCGCGGCGGCCGTGCCGGTGTTCGCCGCGCTGCGGTGGGACGTGGCGCTGAGCGCGATCGCCGGGGCCGTCGTGCTGATCGCCACGACCGTGCGCACCGTGCTGGGCTTCCACGACGACTGGGTCGAGTACGTCCGGCTCCGGTTCGATCTGGAACGGGAGGCCAGCGCGTTCCTCTACCGCATCGAGCCGTACGAACGGAAGACACCGAAGCGGTGCGCACGCTCGTGATCCGCAACGACGACCTCGCCGCCGCTTCACGGAGCGGCTGGCTCAACCGCCGTCAACAGCTCGCCGCCACACCGTCGCCATCCCCGCACGGGGAGAAGGCCCCGTGAACCTCAGCGAACGCCGAGGTCGAAGTCCACGCTGTAGCGGTTCGAGGGCATCGCCCCGGCGGCCTTGGCGCCGTCCACCGGGAGCACCGCGCCGCTGATGAACCGGGATTCGTCGCTGGCCAGGAAAACGATGGCCTTCGCCACTTCCCACGCCTCGCCGACGCGGGCGGCGGGGGTGCTGGCCACGAGCTGGTGCTGCTTGGCTTCGAAGTCGTCCGGCGACGCGAGCGTCGAGCGCAGCATGTCGGTGTCGATGGCGCCCGGGTTGACGGTGTTCGCGCGGATGCCCTGGTGCGCGTGCGCCACCGCGATCGACTTCGTCAGGCCGACGAGTGCGTGCTTCGTGGCGTTGTAAACCGGGTCGGCGGGGCGGCCCATCATCCCGCCGTTCGACGAGGTCGTGACGATGCTGCCCGCGCGCTGCTCGATCATGTGCGGCAGCACCGCGCGGGTGCCGAGGAAGGCCGCGCGCACGTTCAGCGCGAAAATGTTGTCGAACTCCTCGAGCGTGGTTTCGGCCAGCGGCTTCGCCAGGTGGATGCCGACGTTGTTGACCAGCACGTCGATCCGCCCGGCCGTGGCCAGCGCGCCGGCCACGAAGGTCGCGACCTGCTCCTCGTCCGTCGCGTCCGCGAGGGCGTACTGCGCGCCCTCGACCGGCGACTCGGGCTCGCGGATGTCGCTCGCGAACACCGTCGCGCCCTCGGCG includes the following:
- a CDS encoding DUF4231 domain-containing protein, translated to MGKTEAEHWMLTGERGGRPLPEVVVRRWSWFRRRARSSRRNYVTAEVVSVVAAAAVPVFAALRWDVALSAIAGAVVLIATTVRTVLGFHDDWVEYVRLRFDLEREASAFLYRIEPYERKTPKRCARS
- a CDS encoding SDR family NAD(P)-dependent oxidoreductase produces the protein MGRLAGKVAVVFGGARGIGLATVREFVAEGATVFASDIREPESPVEGAQYALADATDEEQVATFVAGALATAGRIDVLVNNVGIHLAKPLAETTLEEFDNIFALNVRAAFLGTRAVLPHMIEQRAGSIVTTSSNGGMMGRPADPVYNATKHALVGLTKSIAVAHAHQGIRANTVNPGAIDTDMLRSTLASPDDFEAKQHQLVASTPAARVGEAWEVAKAIVFLASDESRFISGAVLPVDGAKAAGAMPSNRYSVDFDLGVR